One segment of Pyricularia oryzae 70-15 chromosome 3, whole genome shotgun sequence DNA contains the following:
- a CDS encoding RTA1 domain-containing protein: MNSTMQDGSATGAIPPDAYTFRLYHYDPTIPGAIVVAVIFLGTTVFHFWQLIKSRCWFMIPLAVGGILEVVGYAGRAKSGDESPNWTLGPYIIQAILLLVAPALFAASIYMALGRIIQRVDGENRSLISLRWLTKIFVTGDVLSFFLQAGGGGYQAAGSLEALEDGSKIIIAGLFVQLFCFGCFIVISVAFHLAINKQPTGRSASDIPWRKHLKALYLGSALIMVRSIFRAVEYLQGFNGYLLSHEVYLYVFDALLMIFVMIWFNLVHPAEILSPVRGNQWHGDIDEDCSGMRMS; encoded by the exons ATGAACTCGACAATGCAAGATGGTTCCGCAACCGGGGCAATCCCACCCGACGCCTACACCTTTCGTCTATACCACTACGATCCCACCATCCCGGGCGCAATCGTAGTCGCCGTGATTTTTCTTGGTACCACGGTTTTTCACTTTTGGCAGTTGATCAAAAGCCGTTGCTGGTTCATGATTCCCTTGGCAGTGGGCGGCATTC TCGAGGTCGTTGGATACGCCGGCAGGGCAAAGTCGGGTGACGAAAGCCCGAATTGGACGCTGGGCCCGTACATCATCCAGGCCATTCTGTTGCTGGTGGCGCCGGCGCTTTTTGCAGCCTCAATCTACATGGCCCTCGGACGCATCATCCAAAGGGTCGACGGCGAGAACCGCAGCTTGATTTCGCTCCGATGGTTGACAAAGATCTTTGTCACGGGGGATGTTCTCTCGTTTTTCTTGCAGGCTGGAG GGGGTGGCTACCAAGCAGCCGGCAGTCTGGAAGCACTGGAGGACGGTTCCAAGATCATCATTGCCGGTCTTTTCGTCCagctgttttgttttggctGCTTCATCGTCATCTCGGTCGCCTTCCACTTGGCCATCAACAAGCAGCCCACCGGTCGATCGGCAAGCGACATCCCCTGGCGAAAGCACCTCAAGGCGCTGTACCTGGGGAGCGCCCTGATCATGGTTCGATCCATCTTTCGCGCCGTCGAGTATCTCCAGGGGTTCAATGGGTATCTCCTCAGCCACGAGGTATACCTGTATGTGTTTGACGCCCTGCTCATGATTTTCGTCATGATATGGTTCAACTTGGTCCATCCTGCGGAGATCCTGAGCCCTGTGAGGGGCAATCAATGGCATGGAGACATTGATGAGGACTGCTCTGGCATGAGAATGTCATGA